TAAGTGATAAAGTAATTCTGGGTCGCACTGAGTCAATGGTTTATTGACGACGATGATGTTTTGATTTTCGTGTTCAGAATCTGTTCCTGTTTTACTTTCTGTTTTAGGTTCAAGAGCATCGTCCTGCTGCCGGACCTTATAGGCCCAAGTCCCCGTCAAGCTAAGGGGCGAGAGGTAAATTTGGCGGCGAGTATACCCTCAGTCCCTCTAGGGAGTCCTCTATTGTTGGCCCACGAGTGCTGTTTTCGGAGCGAAACAGCAAACTGATCTGGTCTTCGTCCTCATTGGTCGCAGGAATATCCGCTTCCGACAATTGGTTTGGCTGCTACCTCCGCAACGGATTGACCTCCCCGGGAAGCCACCCAGAACTTCCTGGAGGAGGGCAATGTTGGTAGTCAGGTGGGCCAGGGTTACTGGCGCTTCTCGCAATTGACCATCCATGGCACACCAAAGCGGTCCACCAGCATGCCGAAGCGCTCGGCCCAGAAGGTGGCTTCCAGGGGCATCTGCACGTTGCCCTGTTCGGCCAGGGCGGCGAATACCCGTTCGGCTTCGGCGGCGTTGTCGATGTTCAGCGAGATCGAACAGCCGTGGATGCCCAGGTAGGGCAGCTCAGGGGTGGTGTCCGAGCCCATCAGCACCTGGTCGCCGACGCTCAGGCGGGTGTGCATGATGCGTTCGTGACAGTCGGCAGAGATGTGATCACGGGCCGGGCTTTCACCGAAGGTCATCATCATTTCCAGGGTGCCGTTCAGGCATTGGGCATAGAAGGTGAAGGCGGCCTTGCAGGTGCCGTTGAACACCAGGTAGGGGTTGATTTTCATGCTGTGCTCCGGTCGCAGGTAACGGGCAGGCACGCGGGCCTGTGGACGAACTTCCATAGCAAAGCCGCTATCGGCCCTGCGCGGAGGTTTTTTTATAGATGGTTTTTCCATGCTCGCCCGTGGCGATATAACCGTCGCCGCGCCATTGGGGGCGCGGCGGCGGTGCGGGCGGGGGTTACAGGCGCGGCTGCTCCTGGGGCGTGCCGAGCAACTGGTGCAGGGTGTTGATCAGCGCCTGCTGGCGCAGCCGGTCTTGCTGGTGCCGGGCTTCGGCGGCGGCGACATCGGCGTTGCAGTGCGGGCAGGTGCTTTCATGGGCGTGGATGTACTCCAGGCAATTGCGACACAGGGCCAGGCGCGGCGGGATGCGGCCTTCCTCGGGCGACGCCTGGCCCTGGTTGACCCAGGCCAGCTTGATCACCTGGCCGCTGTCGTTGACGCTCGATACCGCCTCGCCGGTGTCGATGCGTTCGGTGATCAGGTCGAAACGGCCCACCGAGAACGACGCCGGGCCGGCGTCTTCGAGCTTGACGATGCGTTCGCGCAGGCCCTTTTTCGCCAGGTCCAGGGTCCGGTAGTGGCAGTAGGGATTGTTCCCCGGCTTGCCCAGCAGCGAGTGCGAGGTCCAGGTGCACCCGCCGCGGCAGACATCGTTGTAGTAACAGGTGCGGCAGTAGCCCCACAGGTCGTCCACCGAGCGCAGGCGGCCGAAGTGGATGCCTTCGCTGTAGTGCCAGATGTCGTGCAGGCTCATGCTGCGCACGTTGCCACCGGAGAAACCCACGGTGGCCAGGGACGGGCAGCCCTTGACCGTGCCGTCGGCCTCCAGGGCCAGGACCGTCTGCCCGGCGGCGCATCCGCTCCAGTGCACGCGATCGTCGCCGAAGCCGCGCCACATGTGCTCGTAGGGGCCGTAGTAGCCGATGTTGTTGCCCACATTCATCAGCAGCCCGCGCTCGGCGCCTTCGCGGTACAGGCGCGCCAGCAGCGGCATCACCTCCAGCAACTGGTAGGGCTGCAGCAGCAGCTCGGGGTGATCCACCGCATTGCCCATGGCCACGGTCAGCTGGATCTGCCAGTGGCTGGCGCCGGCATCGATGATCAGCTCCATCAGGGCCGGCAGGTCGGGCAGGGTGGCGGCGCCGATCTGCGTGTTGACGCTGACCTTGAGCCCGGCCTGCTTGGCCCGGCGCAGGGTATCCAGGGCCTTGTCGAAGGAGCCGGGGACATTGCGCACCGCGTCATGCAGCGGCGCCAGGCCATCTAGAGAGACGCCGACGCCATTGAGCCCGGCATCCACCGCGGCCTGCATCTTGGCCGGGGTCAGGTTGCGCCCGCCGGTCTGGATCGCCACGTACATGCCGTGGTCGTGGATGGCCTGGATCAGCCGCGTCCAGTCCTTGCGCAGATAGGCTTCGCCACCGATCAGGGTGACTTCCCGGGTGCCCAGGGCGGCGATCGAATCTATCACCGACAGGCATTCCTGGGTATTGAGTTCGCCCGGGCGCCGATGCCCGGCGCGGGAGCCGCAATGCAGGCACTTGAGGTCGCAGGCGAGGGTGATTTCCCAGACCACATGCACCGGGACAAAGCGCTTGAGGTCGGTTTCGCTGAGGTAGCGGGCGGGGAGACGGTCTGACATGAGAGTTCCTTGCGCACCCGGCGGTGCGCGGCACCAACCCATCGAAATAGGCGCGCCTTCCTTGTGTCGCAATGGCGCGGTCGTTTTGTGGCAGCCCCCGGGGCCGCGGCGGGCGGCCCCGGGTGCTGGTGGTCAGCGCTGTTCCAGGCGGCTGATTTCTGCCTGCAACTGCTGCACCGCCTGGGTCAGGTTGTCAGCGTTGGCCAGTTGCTGCTCGCCCTGGGCCACCAGTGCCTTGAGCCGCGCCAGGTCGCCGCTGGCCTGGGCCTGCTGCAGCGCCACGGCATACAGCGGGTGGCGCGCTTCGGCGGCCGGGCCGGCCTGGCTGGCGTAGTCCGCTGCCTGCGCCTGCTCCACCGGGGCCGGGCTCACGGCGGCGTGTTGCACCACGTGCCAGTGCCCCTGGAACTGGTACTTGTAGCTGGCGAAGCCGCTGGCCCAGTCCAGGCCGAGGATGCCCTGCAGGTGGAAGGTCTCGGCGATCTGGCTGGTGGGGCCGCTGGGGTTGCCGGCCAGGCTGAGAATGATGTGCCCCTCGCTGGAGGGGTCGAGCTTGACCTGGGAGTAGTCGCCCCACACGTCGGCATGGAACTGCACCGGTGGCGAGGTGCTCTGGGTCACGCGGGCAACGCCGCTGACGCGTTTCTTCGGGGTATCGACCAGCAGGTCGAGGGTCAGCACCGGCCCACCGATCACGGGGTTGGCGACGATGAGGCGGGTATGGAACAGTCCGATTGTCATGCTGCAACTCCTTATCTTCTTGAAGACATCAGGTTCGATGGACGGCCGGCCTCAGCGCCGCTCCTGCTGGCTGATCTCGGCCTTGGCGGCCACCAGTGCGGTGCGGATCAGCGGCAGCTGTTCCAGTTGCTGGGTGGCGACCTTGTGCAGGCTCTTCATCTGCGCCAGGTCACCGCTGGCGATGGCACCGTGGATCGGCGCCCCGTACAGCGCCGAGATCGGCGGCAGCGGGTGGTTGGGCTGGCCGCGGTGCAGAGGGGCCGACAGGGTGCTGGACTGCACGGTTTCCTGCAGGTGGGCGGGCACCTGGTTGACCGTCACCCAGCTGTGGCCGTTGTAGTACTGATAGTTGGCCACGCCTTCCTTCCAGTCGTCGCTGACCACCAGGTGCAGCTTGAAGTTGATCACCGAGTTCGACCCCGGGCCGCCCTGGTTGCCCTGGGCCGTGATGAGGATCTTGCTGGTGCTGGGCGGCATGACGGTGAGGTAGGTGTACTGGCCCCAGACATCGCTGTGCAGGTCCAGGGGCGGGTTGACCGCCTGGGTGATGCTGGAAGTGCCGCGCACACTGTGTTCCGGGGTATAGGCCAGCAGGTTGAGGATCAGGGTGGGTGCGCCGGGTTGCGAGGTGCCGATGCGGTAGCTCAGGGGGAACAGGCCTTCGGCTTGCGAGTAGTTGCCGGACATTTGCTTTGCCTCCATTCAATGACAGGGGAACCGCGATCAGCGGCGTTCCAGGCGGGCGACTTCCTTGGCCAGCTGTTCGTAGGCGTTGTGCAGATCCTTGGGTTCGTTCCTGGCCGGATCGCGCTTGGCCAGCAGGGCTTTCATCTCCGGCAGCTTGCCTTCGCTGATGGCCGACTGGATGGCGACTCCGTAGGGGGGGATCACATGTTGGGATGCATTGCTCATGGCGTTTGCCTTCCGTGGGTGTGGATGGGGTGCTGCGCTACTCGGCAGCTTTTGCAGTTAAGCAGCGCGGGTGGAATTGGCAGGGTAATGGCACATTGATTTTGTGGGTTTCCGACCGGTGGATTCACGGTCGGTAAAGGGTTGATTTTGGAGACATTCCAAAGGGCGATATGCAGGCGGGAGGTGATTGCGGATGGCGATAGGAGGGGGTGAGAAAGGGGGGCGAGCGTAGGCACCGGCTGCCGGCGAAGAGGCCCTCGACAGCCATGCATCGCCCTGGCCGGCGCCTTCGCTGGCAAGCCAGCCCCTACGGGGTGTCAGTGCGCTCGGACCACCCCCAACTCCTCCAGCCGGCGCCGCGTCTCGGCCGCCGTCACATGATGAATCGCATGCCACCCCAGCGCCGTTGCGGCGACGATATTGGGCGCATGGTCGTCAATGAACACCAGTTCCTCGGGGGCCACCCCCGGCAAATGCGCACGAATGCGCCCCAGGGTCGTGTGATAGATCTCGGCATCCGGCTTGATCTGGCGCTCTTGCCCCGACACCACGATGTCGCGAAAGCGCTGCAGAAACGGGTAATTGTCCCAGGCATAGGGAAAGGTTTCCCGGGACCAGTTGGTCAGCCCGAACAGGGGCACCTGCGCCTGGTGCAGCTCTTCCAGCAGGGCCACGCCCTGATCCAGTGGCCCCTTGAGCATTTCCGGCCAGCGCCCGTAATAGGCCTCGATCAAGGGGGCATGGTCGGGGTGCTCGGCCACCAGGCTGCGGGTCGCCTCGGCCAGGCTGCGGCCGGCGTCCTGCCGGGTATTCCAGGCCTGGGTGCAGATGGTGTCGAGGAACCACTGGCGGCGCTCATCGTCGGGGATCAGCTGGCGGTACAGGTGGTGCGGGCTCCAGTCGAACAGCACGCCACCAAAATCGAAAACCACGGCACGAATCGTCATGAACACGTCCTTTTGAGCGGTTATGGGCCAGGCGCCATCCTGCGACGCCCGGCAGCACAATGCAATTTGCCGCTGGCCGCTGGTCCGCTCGGCGGCACCCTGGCCACGAATCGTGATCCAACCCCTGTATCCGGCCTTTTCCAGGCTGGCACAGGAGCTGCCCATGACTGCCAAGAACCCCACGGGGCCGCGCTCGTCCGAGCATGCCTCGAATCATCATGACCCGGGTTTCGACCCCGATTCGCCAGACCTGGCCGACCCCCAGGTAGACCCGGTAGGCCCGGCCAGGGCACCCCTGGACCGCCCTGAACCCGAGCACCGGCGCAAGCGCTCGCGGGCCTACGATCCCCTGGCCAACCTGAAGAAATGACCCGGCGCGCCGACATGCGGCAGTCGCCGGGCGGTGTGGCGGGTGTAAGGTAAAACGCCCAAGCCCCAGGCTCGCCGAGGAAAAAGGAGGTGTCCATGAGCACGCCGCTGCTGAACAAACTGCAGATCAACGGCTATCAGGTCTTGAGCGTCAACCACGGGCCCTGGAAGGTCTGCACGCCGGGTGACCGGCTTGCTACCTTCGGCACCCGGGAAGAGGCCATGGCCTTTGCCGCCGCCCTGCCGGCGCGCAGGCAACGACCGGCCGCCACCGGTGGCTAGCGCCCAGGCAGGAAAAAAGCCCCGACCGGTTCGGGGCTTTTTTATGCCCGGCCGGGGGCATGGCCGGACGGGGCGAGGGCGCAGCGGGGCGCAATTACGGCTGCATGAAACTCAGCAGCGGGAGGATGAAGGCTGCTGCCAGGGCCAGTGCCCACAGGGTCTGCAGAAACAGCTCATCGGCGTTGTCGGCGGCGGGCCGCGGGGCGAGGCGGCGGCGCCAGTAGAAGTACAGGCTGCTGACCACGAACACACAGGTGATGCCCATCATGTACTCCAGCTCCCACTTCTGGGGGCTGATGGCCAGGCTGCCGTCCTGGTCATCCGGGTAGTCGAGCCGCCACCAGGCGCCCAGCAGCAGCGGCACCAGCCCGGCCAGGAGCCAGGCCAGGCGCGCGCCGGGCATCCGGGTCAGCAGGGTCACGGCCAGGCCGATCAGGCACAGCACCCAGACAAAGAGGTACAGCTGAAAGCCCATGGCCCCACCGAACAGCGTGCTGCTGACATCCCGCGGCTGCATCATCTGCACGTCGCACAGCAGCATCAGCGACAAGGGCGCGGCAACGACGATCCAGCACAGAGGGCGGTAGAGCCACAACCACAGGGTAAACAGGCGAGACATGGGCACACTCATCGAGGTTTGGTGAAGCAAGAAAGAGGCGGGGTTGACGGTCAGTCGACAATGACCCGGGTGCCAGGGCCCAGGCACAGGCTCAACTGTTCGCCGGCCCGGTTGAAGGCGCAGTACGGCAGGGGCGCCTTGCTGGCATTGACCAAGGGGGGGATGAAGAAGCCCCCCAGCAACACCGCCCATGCAATCCGCAACGACAGCTCACGGAGGGTGGCGGGGGCTCTCGGCTTGAGCCGCTGCCGGTGCAACAGGTAGATGCCGCTGTAGACCAGGGCGAAACCGAAGACCATCACATAGTCCAGCTCCCGGGCCTGGATGCTGAAGATCAGGTTGCCGTCGAAATCGTCCGGGTAGTTGATCCGCCACCACAGGCCCAGCAGCAACTGCACCAGCCCACCGATGATCCAGGCCAGGCGGGCGCCGGGCACCCGGGTCAGCACGGCCAGGCCCAGGCCGATGACGCTGAAGGCCCAGCCGCCCAGGTACAGCATGAAACCCATGGAGCCGCCGAACAGCGTGCCGCCGACTTCCCGGGGGACGATCAGGTGCAGGTTGCAACGGATCATGGTGGCCAATTGTGCGGCCACGGCGATCCAGCACAGGAGGTAGTAGAGCCGGGACCAGAAGGTGTGCAGGGGCGACATGCAGAGACTCGAAAAAAACAGGGCCGATGAGAGTGTGTGGTGGGCTGGGTTCAAACCAACAGCAAACCGCAGGCAACCGCGAACAGCACCAGGGCGATGCTGATGCCCGC
The DNA window shown above is from Pseudomonas protegens CHA0 and carries:
- a CDS encoding GDL motif peptide-associated radical SAM/SPASM maturase, producing MSDRLPARYLSETDLKRFVPVHVVWEITLACDLKCLHCGSRAGHRRPGELNTQECLSVIDSIAALGTREVTLIGGEAYLRKDWTRLIQAIHDHGMYVAIQTGGRNLTPAKMQAAVDAGLNGVGVSLDGLAPLHDAVRNVPGSFDKALDTLRRAKQAGLKVSVNTQIGAATLPDLPALMELIIDAGASHWQIQLTVAMGNAVDHPELLLQPYQLLEVMPLLARLYREGAERGLLMNVGNNIGYYGPYEHMWRGFGDDRVHWSGCAAGQTVLALEADGTVKGCPSLATVGFSGGNVRSMSLHDIWHYSEGIHFGRLRSVDDLWGYCRTCYYNDVCRGGCTWTSHSLLGKPGNNPYCHYRTLDLAKKGLRERIVKLEDAGPASFSVGRFDLITERIDTGEAVSSVNDSGQVIKLAWVNQGQASPEEGRIPPRLALCRNCLEYIHAHESTCPHCNADVAAAEARHQQDRLRQQALINTLHQLLGTPQEQPRL
- a CDS encoding VOC family protein, with protein sequence MKINPYLVFNGTCKAAFTFYAQCLNGTLEMMMTFGESPARDHISADCHERIMHTRLSVGDQVLMGSDTTPELPYLGIHGCSISLNIDNAAEAERVFAALAEQGNVQMPLEATFWAERFGMLVDRFGVPWMVNCEKRQ
- a CDS encoding HAD family hydrolase, translating into MTIRAVVFDFGGVLFDWSPHHLYRQLIPDDERRQWFLDTICTQAWNTRQDAGRSLAEATRSLVAEHPDHAPLIEAYYGRWPEMLKGPLDQGVALLEELHQAQVPLFGLTNWSRETFPYAWDNYPFLQRFRDIVVSGQERQIKPDAEIYHTTLGRIRAHLPGVAPEELVFIDDHAPNIVAATALGWHAIHHVTAAETRRRLEELGVVRAH
- a CDS encoding DUF2188 domain-containing protein, whose protein sequence is MSTPLLNKLQINGYQVLSVNHGPWKVCTPGDRLATFGTREEAMAFAAALPARRQRPAATGG
- a CDS encoding DUF1842 domain-containing protein; its protein translation is MSGNYSQAEGLFPLSYRIGTSQPGAPTLILNLLAYTPEHSVRGTSSITQAVNPPLDLHSDVWGQYTYLTVMPPSTSKILITAQGNQGGPGSNSVINFKLHLVVSDDWKEGVANYQYYNGHSWVTVNQVPAHLQETVQSSTLSAPLHRGQPNHPLPPISALYGAPIHGAIASGDLAQMKSLHKVATQQLEQLPLIRTALVAAKAEISQQERR
- a CDS encoding DUF6021 family protein, whose protein sequence is MTAKNPTGPRSSEHASNHHDPGFDPDSPDLADPQVDPVGPARAPLDRPEPEHRRKRSRAYDPLANLKK
- a CDS encoding DUF1843 domain-containing protein is translated as MSNASQHVIPPYGVAIQSAISEGKLPEMKALLAKRDPARNEPKDLHNAYEQLAKEVARLERR
- a CDS encoding DUF1842 domain-containing protein; translated protein: MTIGLFHTRLIVANPVIGGPVLTLDLLVDTPKKRVSGVARVTQSTSPPVQFHADVWGDYSQVKLDPSSEGHIILSLAGNPSGPTSQIAETFHLQGILGLDWASGFASYKYQFQGHWHVVQHAAVSPAPVEQAQAADYASQAGPAAEARHPLYAVALQQAQASGDLARLKALVAQGEQQLANADNLTQAVQQLQAEISRLEQR